In Choloepus didactylus isolate mChoDid1 chromosome 18, mChoDid1.pri, whole genome shotgun sequence, a single genomic region encodes these proteins:
- the DRG2 gene encoding developmentally-regulated GTP-binding protein 2 isoform X2 yields MGILEKISEIEKEIARTQKNKATEYHLGLLKAKLAKYRAQLLEPSKSASSKGEGFDVMKSGDARVALIGFPSVGKSTFLSLMTSTASEAASYEFTTLTCIPGVIEYKGANIQLLDLPGIIEGAAQGKGRGRQVIAVARTADVVIMMLDATKGEVQRSLLEKELESVGIRLNKHKPNIYFKPRKGGGISFNSTVTLTQCSEKLVQLVLHEYKIFNAEVLFREDCSPDEFIDVIVGNRVYMPCLYVYNKIDQISMEEVDRLARRPNSVVISCGMKLNLDYLLEMLWEYLALTCIYTKKRGQRPDFTDAIILRKGASVEHVCHRIHRSLASQFKYALVWGTSTKYSPQRVGLTHTVEHEDVIQIVKK; encoded by the exons ATGGGCATCCTGGAGAAGATCTCGGAGATCGAGAAGGAGATCGCTCGCACGCAGAAGAACAAGG CCACTGAGTATCACCTGGGCCTGCTGAAAGCAAAACTCGCCAAGTACCGGGCCCAGCTCCTGGAGCCGTCCAAGTCGGCCTCGTCCAAGGGAGAGGGCTTTGACGTTATGAAGTCGGGCGATGCCCGGGTGGCGCTCATTGGATTTCCCTCTGTGGGTAAG TCCACCTTCCTGAGCTTAATGACCTCCACGGCCAGCGAAGCCGCCTCCTATGAGTTCACGACCCTGACGTGCATCCCTGGGGTCATCGAA TACAAAGGAGCCAACATCCAGCTTCTGGACCTTCCCGGAATCATCGAAGGCGCGGCCCAAG GGAAAGGCCGCGGCCGGCAGGTGATCGCCGTGGCCCGCACCGCGGACGTCGTCATCATGATGCTGGACGCCACCAAGGGCGAGGTGCAGAG GTCTCTGCTGGAGAAGGAGCTGGAGTCGGTGGGCATCCGCCTCAACAAGCACAAGCCCAACATCTACTTCAAG CCCAGGAAAGGCGGCGGCATCTCCTTTAACTCCACCGTCACGCTGACCCAGTGCTCGGAGAAGCTGGTGCAGCTCGTCCTGCACGAGTACA AGATTTTCAACGCAGAAGTGCTCTTCCGAGAGGACTGCTCCCCGGATGAGTTCATCGACGTGATTGTGGGCAACCGTGTGTACATGCCCTGCTTGTAT GTCTACAACAAGATCGACCAGATCTCCATGGAAGAGGTTGACCGCCTGGCCCGGAGGCCCAACAGTGTGGTCATCAG CTGCGGGATGAAGCTGAACCTGGACTACCTGCTGGAGATGCTCTGGGAGTACCTGGCCCTCACCTGCATCTACACCAAGAAGAGGGGGC AGAGGCCCGACTTCACGGACGCCATCATTCTCCGGAAAGGGGCCTCCGTGGAGCACGTG TGCCACCGGATCCACCGGTCGCTTGCCAGCCAGTTCAAGTACGCCCTGGTGTGG GGCACCAGCACCAAGTACAGCCCACAGCGGGTGGGCCTGACCCACACCGTGGAGCACGAGGACGTCATCCAGATTGTCAAGAAGTAG
- the DRG2 gene encoding developmentally-regulated GTP-binding protein 2 isoform X1 produces the protein MPGWRSLDFPLWSTFLSLMTSTASEAASYEFTTLTCIPGVIEYKGANIQLLDLPGIIEGAAQGKGRGRQVIAVARTADVVIMMLDATKGEVQRSLLEKELESVGIRLNKHKPNIYFKPRKGGGISFNSTVTLTQCSEKLVQLVLHEYKIFNAEVLFREDCSPDEFIDVIVGNRVYMPCLYVYNKIDQISMEEVDRLARRPNSVVISCGMKLNLDYLLEMLWEYLALTCIYTKKRGQRPDFTDAIILRKGASVEHVCHRIHRSLASQFKYALVWGTSTKYSPQRVGLTHTVEHEDVIQIVKK, from the exons ATGCCCGGGTGGCGCTCATTGGATTTCCCTCTGTGG TCCACCTTCCTGAGCTTAATGACCTCCACGGCCAGCGAAGCCGCCTCCTATGAGTTCACGACCCTGACGTGCATCCCTGGGGTCATCGAA TACAAAGGAGCCAACATCCAGCTTCTGGACCTTCCCGGAATCATCGAAGGCGCGGCCCAAG GGAAAGGCCGCGGCCGGCAGGTGATCGCCGTGGCCCGCACCGCGGACGTCGTCATCATGATGCTGGACGCCACCAAGGGCGAGGTGCAGAG GTCTCTGCTGGAGAAGGAGCTGGAGTCGGTGGGCATCCGCCTCAACAAGCACAAGCCCAACATCTACTTCAAG CCCAGGAAAGGCGGCGGCATCTCCTTTAACTCCACCGTCACGCTGACCCAGTGCTCGGAGAAGCTGGTGCAGCTCGTCCTGCACGAGTACA AGATTTTCAACGCAGAAGTGCTCTTCCGAGAGGACTGCTCCCCGGATGAGTTCATCGACGTGATTGTGGGCAACCGTGTGTACATGCCCTGCTTGTAT GTCTACAACAAGATCGACCAGATCTCCATGGAAGAGGTTGACCGCCTGGCCCGGAGGCCCAACAGTGTGGTCATCAG CTGCGGGATGAAGCTGAACCTGGACTACCTGCTGGAGATGCTCTGGGAGTACCTGGCCCTCACCTGCATCTACACCAAGAAGAGGGGGC AGAGGCCCGACTTCACGGACGCCATCATTCTCCGGAAAGGGGCCTCCGTGGAGCACGTG TGCCACCGGATCCACCGGTCGCTTGCCAGCCAGTTCAAGTACGCCCTGGTGTGG GGCACCAGCACCAAGTACAGCCCACAGCGGGTGGGCCTGACCCACACCGTGGAGCACGAGGACGTCATCCAGATTGTCAAGAAGTAG